The following is a genomic window from Geobacillus subterraneus.
AATTTTGTTATATTTCCTGACAACAAAAAGGAATGCCCCTCATCATGAAGGGCATTCCTATATTGTTACGCAACGCGAATCGGCTTGCCAAACGGAACGCGCGGCATGTAATCGTCCGGAACAAGCCAAAACACTTCATAATCGACTTCGAGTTCTTCATAAAAATATCCGGTCACATCCGTGATATAAAACAACGTATCGATTTTTTGCGCAGCGGCCCATTCGAGCACTTCGGTGTACGACGATTTCCCATGCTTGAAATATTTAATCGTGGCCACGCCAACCGGAGATACATCGCGAATTTTGAAATCCGCTTGAACGAGCAGCGTGTCCGGGCGCAATTTCTCAAACAGCTTGATGATGTTTTGAATGAGCACCGGACGGGACGGCCGGTTCGACGTATCGATCGCCAATGCGATCGAGTGGTCTTTCCGTTCTTTGAGCAACGCCAACAAAGCCCGCTGCCATCTCACGATGATCATCCCCCTTGTATTGGTGAGTCGCCGTGCGCACTACTAGTATAGACGGCAACGGCGGAAAGTACGAACTGTTTTTCTTTCCTTTTTCCCCTCCCTTTTCTCAAACGAGCCGAGGGCTTTGCGTCAGCACAAAACGCCAAGGACGCATTCCTTGGCGTTTTTCCCGCCGCTTGGCGCTTTACTCGGGTTGGGAGAGAGGAATGTCCGGCCCGTTTTCCCGGTCAACTGCCGCCTCAACCGTCCCTTCCATGTAGGCATCACTTACTTGTTCATGCGTTTCAGCCAACGCCGCGCCAAGAAACGAGGCCGATCCATAATCGGACGGGTCATACTGGCGTCCGGCGATCTCGAGCGATTGTTTGTTTTCCGTCATCGTTATTCCTCCTTCATTCATGCCGTTCATTATATTAATGTGAAACAGGTGCGGAAAATAAAAAGAGGAAGTTTATGGGTTGTGCGTGCATACATTGCATCCAATGCGGCAAACTAACGATAAACGACGGAAAGAGAGGATGATGGCCAATGAGACAGCCAAAACCAAACGACAGCCTTGAACAACAACGGAAAAAACAACAGCCGGAAAAAGAGATGGAAAAGCAGCCGGGATACGGGGATAAAAAACTAGAGGGCCCGAACTACCCGGCGGAATAAAGGCGGCAGGGCAAGATGAGACATTTGCTTGCGTTGGCGCTCAAATATTTGCTTACGGCGACCGTCATGTTCGCCATTTTGCCGCTGTTTTTGCGCATTTCGTCGGCGGAACTGCTATGGTTCAGCCTTTGGCTGACGCTTGTCGCCTATGCGCTCGGCGACTTGTACGTTTTGCCGCGCCTCGGCAACGTTTCGGCGACGATCGCCGATTTTGGCCTCGTATTTGTCGCCACATGGATTGGCATCGGCGCGTTTTATGACATCGCCGGCGGCGCCATTTTAAGCGCAGCGTTTTTCTCCGCCTTGCTCGCTGCGTTCGGGGAGTTGCTGTTTCACGCTTACGTGCTGCGCTTTGTCATCGGCCAACACGGAGAGGAAGACGTGCCACTTGTCGGCCGCCAATGGCAAACGGAGGCGGCGGAAGAGTTTGACGTCCGTGCCGCCGACCCTGACGATCGGGAAGGCGAACAGGTGAAACAAGAAGGCGACCGACGGGAACAAGAACCGCCCCATCCCCCTATTTTGTAAGCAGCGAACAGACGCCAAATAACCAACGCTCATCAGCGATGGCCGAACGCCGGCCGGTCTGTTCGCTTCTCCGCCAATCGGAACGTTATAACAGCAAAAAACGGGTGTCTTCTCGCCTGCGAGACACCCGTTTTATTATGGTGATATTCACCCTAATCGCTTGTTTCCGCACTCAACGGGCCGCCCTCTGCCCGTTCGGCCAATGGCAAAAACCATAGCGTCTTTTTTATTGTTCCGGCTGCTTCAGCGAGAGCAGCGTCTGCTTTAGTTCCGCCTCCATCGCCGCCAGCTCGCGTTCGGCCTGTTGCCGTTTCAAGCGGCCCTCGGCTTGAATTTTTAACGTTTCTTCGAGCGTAGCGATCAAGTTTTCTTGCGTCCGCTTCAGCGTCTCCATGTCGATGAGGCCGCGCTCATTTTCCTTCGCAATTTCAATACTGTTCGTTTTTAACATTTCCGAGTTGCGCAGCAACAGTTCGTTTGTCGTTTCGGCAACCCGCTTTTGCGCCTCAGCCGCCTTTTGCTGGCGGAAGAGCGTCAAGGCGATCACGACTTGATTTTTCCAAAGCGGAATCGCATTTAAAATCGATGACTGGATGCGCTCAATAAGCGTTTCGTTCATATGCTGGATCATGCGGATTTGCGGCGCTGTTTGGATCGTCACTTGCCGGCTGAGCTTTAAATCGTGCACCCGCTTCTCAAGCCGGTCAGCGAACTGCCGCAAGTCCTGAACGTCCTGCCATGCCATTTGGTCACCGGAGCGCTCAGCGGCCGCCTGCTTTTCGGGGATCGTTTTCGTCCGCAGTTCCTCAAGCTTATATTCGGCCGCCGCAATATAAATATTGAGCGCCTCAAAATAGTCTTTATTTTTCTCATAAAGCGTCTCGAGCATCATCACATCGCGAAGCAGTCCATGCCGATGTTTCTCAAGCTGGTCGGCGATTTTGTCAATTTCGACGCCGATTTTTTGGTATTTGGCGACGATCCCTTGCAACGGTTTGGCCACCGTGCCAAACAGGCGGGACAGCCATCCTTTTTTTGCCGGCATGAGGTCATCCGGGTTGACTTCTTTAATTTTCGCCATCAGCTCGCTGATCACTTCACCGACCGGGCCGGCATCTTTCGTTTGTACATGATGCAAAATCGTATGGGAAAACTTCGACAGTTCCGCTTGTGCCGCCACACCGTATTGTAAAATGGCCTGCTGGTTGGCCGGATCGATTTGTTTGGCAAGCGCTAAGGCTTTTTCCCGGTGTTCCGGCTTTAACGTCTCAAGCACGCTGGCCGGCTGAGCCGCCGCTTCGGTCCGCGGCGCAGCCGGTGCGGAAAACGGCTGGGCCAACAGCTCATCAAGCGTGCTTGTCCGTTTCTGTTCGCGAAACCAATCGGCTCGTTCCATCTCACGATTCCGTTCGTCCATGGTCATTCCCCTTTCTTTGCCGACAGCAAATGAAGACGATCCGGCTGTTGGAGCGATTGCTCAAGCACTTTCGCTTCCGTCTGAAGCGACCAAACGTCACTGGATAACACTTCGAGCAGCTGCCGCTCCGCCGTTTCGGTCAGCTCGCCGAGCAGCCGTTCCGTCTTCCGCAGCGCCTCGGCCATGTCGGCGCTTTGCACCGGCTGTTGCGACAAGTATACATATTTTTCAACCATCTCCACTGCCGTCGGCCACTCGTTTAAGAAAAACGGCTGGGCGAGGCGGAGCTGATGCGGCTTTTGCTCAACCGCACGAATGATCCGGTCGACGACCGCACTCAACCGGGAAACGGTTTGCCACATGGCCACCGAACGAAGCCGGTAGCGGGCGCGGCGCAGCCGTTTCCATAACGCGCGTGCCTCGCAAAGCTGGCTGCGGACGTATGCCTGCTCCTCGGCCGGCACGTCAGCTGCCAAGCGGCGATGCCGCCTTTTCATCACAGCGGACACTCCCCACATCGCTCCCATTCCTGATAAGAGCGAGGGCAAAACGCGAAAATCGGCGGCAATAAATACCGTAACTGCAACGATGATCCCAGCGTTCCATGAAACAAACCAGCGCCATATCGTGCGAAGCAGTTGCTTCATTGTCCATCCCTTTCTTCATCTTTTCTTCCATTATAACACGTCCATTCCATGATACGTACAAGCTCCTTGGGAAGTTTCATTGCCGCCCGGATCCGCACGTATAGGACAATAGCTGTTTCGAATAGGCTATACTAAACGCGGCAAACAAAAGGAGGAGGACTATGAAGGGGATCGATTGGCAGCTTTTGTCGTTTGTCACCGTCTCATTGTTAAAAGAATACTGGTGCTATATCGGCCTGCCACGCGTCTATTACTGGCGGGCAGCCGATGACGATCAAAAAGCCGCCTAGCGGCCAAATGCAAAAGAAAAAGCGCTGGCCATCGCCCGCGCTCTTAGCTTGCCGCTTCACGACATACCGGTTAGGCTGAAGGAACGGACAACAAGCCCGCCGGCGCCATACGGGCCGGCCGTTCTTGGCGCTTCCTCATCAGCGCCGCCTTGGGCAGACGCACGTTGTCGTCATTACCGCTACCGTCGAAGCGGTATTTGCCTATTCACTCATTTCGTGATATCAATTTCACGAACGCGGGCGCCGCCGAACAACTCGACGCGGACCGTCTTCTTTTTGCCCTGCGGATCAACAGCGGTCACTGTGTACACACCGGGCAAATACGGGCCGATTTTTTTGATGAATGGATCTTTTGTCGCCCCTCCCTTCACTTCCCTTCCATTGACGACAAGCGTTGCCTCGGGATCGTCAAGGCGGACGTGGACGAAATATAGAGCCGGCTCAAACACATATCGGTTTTCAAACACATGAATGGTGAACACCGGCGGATGGGACGTCAAGCCTTTAATATACACATGCCCGCCCTCGCGCTGGCGGGCGAACTCCTTATCAAGCGTTTCATACGCCTCCGGATGCTGGTCGAAATAGGCAAACAAAGGCGTCAGCGTTTGGCCATTGATCGGCGCCGTTTCATCCGCCACCCGCAGCAACGCCTGCAAAGCGGCGGCATCGCGATCTTCGATGGCCTCTTTTAACCGCATAATGGCGATCTCACGGCCCGCCGTCGTTTTTAACGCCCCGTATCCGCTCCAAATCAGCGCACCTGCTCCCCAGAAGACAGCGATAGCGAAAAGCAGCCAGCCGATGAAGCGGTATTGTTTTTTTCTCTTTTCCCGGGACAAAACGCGTGCTTGCTGGCGCCTGCCGTAGCGCGCCAACACCGCAGCGCCGTCTTGTCCGCCACCCCCCTCGATCGCATCCCGTTCAGGCGTGTGTGGTTTCATGATCGCTTCCCCTCTCCTTCTCTCTATCTAGTTCCACTTTATGTCAGAGACAGGGAATATATGTTACACGAACAACGACGCGCTTTCTATTATAATAATAAACAAAAAAAAACGGGTAGCGGTTTGCACCGCCCCCGTCACCTAGAAAGGGAAACATCCGATCGCTGCGCCCGCTGCCCGGCTTGCCGGAACATCCACGCATACAGCCCCGCGCTGGCCAATGCGAGCATGCTGAGAGCCACAAATGTCCATGTATAGCCGATCCAAGTCACCGCCGCAAGCGACAACGGCGCCAGCATCCGGCCGATCGTAAAGCGAAGGCTCGCCGCGGCAAAATATTGGCCGCGCATGTCCTCAGGCGCCAGCTTCGACACAAACGACTGCTGCAAGCCGGCCGTCATCAGCTCGGCCAACGTAAACAGCGCCATCACCGCCATCAGCTCGACAATCGATGTTGCATGGCTAAACAGCCACATCGTGACGCCGTATAACATCGACGAACCGATAAACGCCCACCGCTCATCGTAGCGCGCCATATAGCGCGCCACCATCACCGTGCCGAGTACGACAAGCAGCCCGTTTTCCGCAATGAGCAAACCAAACGCATTAGCCCCGTCAACTGTAAAGCCGCCCCATAATGTTTCCTCTTCGATCGTTTCTTTTGTATACACAGGAATTAACAAATCAAGCTGCATGAACGTTTGTGCCACCAACACCCCGGCAGCGATAAACAAGAAAAAGGTGCGATCGCGCACAATGACAGTGTATTGCCTTAGTTGTTCGCGCCAAAACTGCGGCCATGACTCCACTTT
Proteins encoded in this region:
- a CDS encoding VWA-like domain-containing protein — translated: MRWQRALLALLKERKDHSIALAIDTSNRPSRPVLIQNIIKLFEKLRPDTLLVQADFKIRDVSPVGVATIKYFKHGKSSYTEVLEWAAAQKIDTLFYITDVTGYFYEELEVDYEVFWLVPDDYMPRVPFGKPIRVA
- a CDS encoding YozQ family protein, which encodes MTENKQSLEIAGRQYDPSDYGSASFLGAALAETHEQVSDAYMEGTVEAAVDRENGPDIPLSQPE
- a CDS encoding YndM family protein: MRHLLALALKYLLTATVMFAILPLFLRISSAELLWFSLWLTLVAYALGDLYVLPRLGNVSATIADFGLVFVATWIGIGAFYDIAGGAILSAAFFSALLAAFGELLFHAYVLRFVIGQHGEEDVPLVGRQWQTEAAEEFDVRAADPDDREGEQVKQEGDRREQEPPHPPIL
- a CDS encoding toxic anion resistance protein; translated protein: MDERNREMERADWFREQKRTSTLDELLAQPFSAPAAPRTEAAAQPASVLETLKPEHREKALALAKQIDPANQQAILQYGVAAQAELSKFSHTILHHVQTKDAGPVGEVISELMAKIKEVNPDDLMPAKKGWLSRLFGTVAKPLQGIVAKYQKIGVEIDKIADQLEKHRHGLLRDVMMLETLYEKNKDYFEALNIYIAAAEYKLEELRTKTIPEKQAAAERSGDQMAWQDVQDLRQFADRLEKRVHDLKLSRQVTIQTAPQIRMIQHMNETLIERIQSSILNAIPLWKNQVVIALTLFRQQKAAEAQKRVAETTNELLLRNSEMLKTNSIEIAKENERGLIDMETLKRTQENLIATLEETLKIQAEGRLKRQQAERELAAMEAELKQTLLSLKQPEQ
- a CDS encoding 5-bromo-4-chloroindolyl phosphate hydrolysis family protein, giving the protein MKQLLRTIWRWFVSWNAGIIVAVTVFIAADFRVLPSLLSGMGAMWGVSAVMKRRHRRLAADVPAEEQAYVRSQLCEARALWKRLRRARYRLRSVAMWQTVSRLSAVVDRIIRAVEQKPHQLRLAQPFFLNEWPTAVEMVEKYVYLSQQPVQSADMAEALRKTERLLGELTETAERQLLEVLSSDVWSLQTEAKVLEQSLQQPDRLHLLSAKKGE
- a CDS encoding MDR family MFS transporter, yielding MRIRDWDRNLKVRLFGEALMNTTFWMFFPFMAIYFADSFGKENASMLLIVSQVFSVVANLLGGYCADLFGRKRMMVLSAYGQGMAFFIFALASSPWWQSPFVGFLCFTFAGICGAFYWPASQAMVADVVPEKDRSHVFAVFYTSVNVSVVIGPTIGGVFYADHQFALLFAAACSCFAMATLLARQLRETAPLAAGEQKVESWPQFWREQLRQYTVIVRDRTFFLFIAAGVLVAQTFMQLDLLIPVYTKETIEEETLWGGFTVDGANAFGLLIAENGLLVVLGTVMVARYMARYDERWAFIGSSMLYGVTMWLFSHATSIVELMAVMALFTLAELMTAGLQQSFVSKLAPEDMRGQYFAAASLRFTIGRMLAPLSLAAVTWIGYTWTFVALSMLALASAGLYAWMFRQAGQRAQRSDVSLSR